Proteins from a single region of Antechinus flavipes isolate AdamAnt ecotype Samford, QLD, Australia chromosome 2, AdamAnt_v2, whole genome shotgun sequence:
- the LOC127546440 gene encoding olfactory receptor-like protein DTMT, giving the protein MKAAEASSMELFELEIIGIFVVSQMKPVHDENGNQTIISEFILLGLPIQPELKTLFYAFFLAMYLTTILGNMLIILLISLDSHLHTPMYLFLSNLSFSDMCFSSVTIPKLLINMESKKPAIPYPGCLTQMYFFLFFGDLESFLLVAMAYDRYVAICYPLHYTVMMSPKLCNSLVVLSWVLTTFHALLHTLLMSQLSFCDNNFIPHFFCDMSALLKLACSDIHINELVIFITAGLIIVVPFLLIVTSYARILSSILRVPSMRGIRKAFSTCGSHLSVVSLFYGTIIGLYLCPSANNSTLKETVMSIMYTMVTPMLNPFIYSLRNQDMKGAFKKLLEGRKFPTP; this is encoded by the exons ATGAAAGCAGCTGAAGCTAGTTCTATGGAGCTCTTtgagcttg aaataattggTATTTTTGTTGTCTCTCAGATGAAGCCAGTTCATGATGAAAATGGGAACCAAACCATTATCTCTGAATTCATTCTCCTGGGCCTGCCTATCCAACCAGAGCTAAAGACCCTTTTCTATGCCTTCTTCCTGGCCATGTACTTAACTACAATCCTTGGGAATATGCTCATCATCCTCTTGATCTCTCTGGATTCCCACCTACACACACCTATGTATCTGTTCCTCAGCAATCTGTCCTTCTCTGACATGTGCTTCTCTTCTGTGACCATCCCCAAACTGTTAATAAATATGGAGAGCAAGAAACCAGCTATACCCTATCCTGGCTGCCTGACCCAGAtgtacttcttccttttctttggagACCTGGAGAGCTTCCTGCTAGTAGCCATGGCCTATGACCGTTATGTGGCCATCTGCTACCCACTGCACTACACAGTCATGATGAGCCCCAAGTTATGCAATTCTCTTGTGGTGCTCTCGTGGGTCCTAACTACCTTTCATGCATTGCTGCATACCCTGCTCATGTCTCAATTATCTTTCTGTGATAACAACTTTATCCCCCACTTCTTCTGTGACATGTCTGCTCTTCTGAAACTGGCTTGTTCAGATATCCACATCAATGAGCTAGTAATATTCATCACAGCAGGACTGATTATTGTTGTACCATTCTTGCTAATTGTCACATCTTATGCTCGTATCCTCTCTTCTATTCTCAGGGTGCCCTCTATGAGGGGCATCCGCAAGGCTTTTTCTACCTGTGGCTCCCATCTTTCAGTGGTATCTCTCTTCTATGGGACAATCATTGGACTTTATTTGTGCCCTTCAGCCAATAATTCCACATTAAAGGAAACAGTCATGTCAATCATGTACACTATGGTAACACCAATGCTGAACCCCTTCATCTATAGTCTGAGGAATCAAGACATGAAAGGGGCCTTTAAGAAACtcctagaaggaagaaaattcccAACTCCCTGA